One part of the Cottoperca gobio chromosome 14, fCotGob3.1, whole genome shotgun sequence genome encodes these proteins:
- the LOC115018546 gene encoding tripartite motif-containing protein 16-like, with protein MAQKGVQLDRETFSCSICLDLLKDPVTTPCGHSYCKNCIQSFWDGEDEKRSHSCPQCRQTFTPRPVLVKNTMLAALVEEMKKTGLQAAPADHCYAGPEDVGCDVCTGRKLKAFKSCVQCVASYCEKHLQRHYDVAPLKKHKLVEPSQKLQENMCSRHDEVMKMFCRTDQQCICYLCSVDEHKGHDTVSAAAERTERQRELEGSRLNIQQRIQDGEKDMKLLQQKVEVINRSADRAVEDSEKMFTQLIRLMQKRSSDVKQQLRSQQESEVSRVKELQEKLEQEITELKRKDADLKQLAHTEDHNQFLHNYPSLSPLSESTLSSSINIPLRYFEEVTAAVSQVTDELQDVLREKWTNISQTGTEVDVSLSAEPKTRAGFLKYSRDITLDPNTADRQLLLSEGGRKVTFMRQQQSYSRHTDRFTEYLQVLSRESLTGRSYWEVEWSGGDVRVAVAYKNISRAGRGGKCGFGCNDKSWALYCNNNRYIFCYNNIQTPVSGPASSRLGVYLDHRAGVLSFYSVSDTMTLLHRVHHTFSQPLYAGVGLYYYYGSTAEFCKLK; from the exons atggcgcagaaaggagttcagctgGACCGCGAAACCTTCTcttgttccatctgtctggatctactgaaggatccggtgacgactccctgtggacacagctactgcaagaactgtattcaaagcttctgggatggagaggacgagaagagaagccacagctgccctcagtgcaggcagaccttcacaccgaggcctgtcctggtGAAGAACACCATGTTAGCAGCTTTagtggaggagatgaagaagactggactccaagctgctcctgctgatcactgctatgctggacctgaagatgtgggatgtgatgtctgcactgggagaaaactgaaagccttcaagtcctgtgtgcagtgtgtggcctcttactgtgagaaacacctccagcGTCATTATGATGTggctccattaaagaaacacaagctggtggagccctcccagaagctccaggagaacatgtgctctcgtcacgatgaggtgatgaagatgttctgccgtactgatcagcagtgtatctgttatctctgctctgtggacgaacataaaggccacgacacagtctcagctgcagcagaaaggactgagaggcagagagagctcgaggggagtcgactaaacatccagcagagaatccaggacggagagaaagatatgaagctgcttcagcagaaggtggaggtcatcaatcgctctgctgacagagcagtggaggacagtgagaagatgttcactcagctgatccgtctcatgcagaaaagaagctctgatgtgaagcagcagctcagatcgcagcaggaaagtgaagtgagtcgagtcaaagagcttcaggagaagctggagcaggagatcactgagctgaagaggaaagacgctgatctgaagcagctcgcacacacagaggaccacaaccagtttctacacaactacccctcactgtccccactcagtgagtctacactctcctccagcatcaacatccctctcagatactttgaggaagtgacagcggctgtgtcacaagtcacagatgaactccaggacgttctgagagagaagtggacaaacatctcacagactgggactgaagtggatgtttcactgtcagcagagcccaagaccagagctggattcttaaagtattcacgtgacatcacactggatccaaacacagcagacagacagctgttATTATCTGAGGGGGGCAGAAAAGTGACATTCATGAGACAACAACAGTCTTATTCtcgtcacacagacagattcactgAATATCTTCAGGtgctgagtagagagagtctgactggacgtagttactgggaggtggagtgGAGCGGGGGAGACGTTCGTGTAGCAGTCGcatacaagaacatcagcagagcagggagggggggTAAATGTGGATTTGGATGTAATGATAAATCCTGGGCGTTATATTGTAACAATAacagatatatattttgttacaaCAATATCCAAACTCCCGTCTCAG GTCCTGCGTCCTCCAGACTCGGagtgtacctggatcacagagcaggtgttctgtccttctacagcgtctctgacaccatgactctcctgcacagagtccaccacacattctctcagccgctctacgctggagttggtttatattattattatggatccactgctgagttctgtaaactcaagtag